The Xenopus laevis strain J_2021 chromosome 7S, Xenopus_laevis_v10.1, whole genome shotgun sequence genome includes a window with the following:
- the mfn2.S gene encoding mitofusin-2 isoform X1 produces the protein MTPLQFLLPTNELQIPKILSGMAAALCRLSCLTFLCPSGVTSLAGFSCFLCCEPIRAGGCGLAQCLGRSLVQTLSCAVPFSGGLGSVGEIAMSLLFSRPAIKINTKKDKRFMAEVTASPLKHFVTAKKKINGIFDQLGAYTQESYNFLEETYKNAELDPVASEEQVLEVKCYLTNVAGISEVLARRHMKVAFFGRTSNGKSSVINAMLWDKVLPSGIGHTTNCFLRVEGADGNEAYLLTDGSEEKRSVKTVNQLAHALHQDDLLDSGSLVSVMWPNSKCPLLKDDLVLMDSPGIDVTTELDSWIDKFCLDADVFVLVANSESTLMQTEKQFFHKVNERLSRPNIFILNNRWDASASEPDYMEEVRRQHMERCTSFLVDELGVLDRTQAGDRIFFVSAKEVLNARIQRAQGMPEGGGALAEGFQARMFEFQNFERRFEECISQSAVKTKFEQHTKRAKHIAEVLRQIMESVHVAAQEQRCLCLEKREEFRDRLEFIEKQLELLTEDYKYKIKLITDEVERQVSNAMAEEIRRLSVLVDEFQLDFHPSPVVLKAYRNELHRHIEEGLGRNLSDRCSSVISVSLQTTQQEMIEGMMPLLPPTARTQTDSLVPRQCFNLSYDLSCDKLCADFQEDVEFHFSLGWTMLVNRFLGPKNGRRALMAYNDQVPRVMPLTPVNPSMPPMPQGSMTQEELMVSMVTGLASLTSRTSMGILVVGGVVWKAVGWRLIALSFGLYGLLYVYERLTWTNKAKERAFKRQFVDYAAEKLQLIVSYTGSNCSHQVQQELSSTFAHLCQQVDVTRENLELDINVLNKKIEILDSLQSKAKLLRNKAGWLDSELNMFTHQYLQQS, from the exons ATGACGCCGTTACAATTCTTACTTCCTAccaatgaactacaaatcccaaaaATACTTAGTGGTATGGCTGCGGCTTTGTGCCGCCTCTCCTGTTTGACCTTTTTATGTCCCAGCGGAGTGACATCACTTGCTGGATTCTCCTGTTTCCTATGCTGTGAGCCAATCAGGGCTGGAGGGTGCGGCTTAGCGCAGTGCTTGGGTAGGAGCTTAGTGCAGACTCTTTCCTGTGCTGTACCCTTCAGTGGAGGCCTGGGTTCTGTTGGGGAGAT CGCAATGTCCCTGTTGTTTTCCCGTCCAGCAATAAAAATCAACACAAAGAAAGACAAAAGATTCATGGCCGAAGTTACTGCTTCCCCTCTCAAGCACTTTGTTACTGCCAAGAAGAAAATCAATGGTATTTTTGACCAGCTTGGTGCCTACACCCAAGAGAGCTACAACTTTCTTGAAG AAACATACAAGAATGCAGAGTTGGATCCAGTTGCCTCAGAAGAGCAGGTGCTTGAAGTTAAGTGCTATCTGACCAATGTTGCTGGCATCAGTGAAGTTTTAGCCCGAAGGCACATGAAAGTGGCTTTTTTTGGCAG GACTAGCAATGGAAAAAGTAGTGTGATTAATGCAATGCTATGGGACAAAGTCCTTCCTTCTGGCATCGGGCACACTACCAACTGCTTTCTGCGAGTAGAAGGGGCAGATGGCAACGAAGCTTATCTACTTACTGATGGCTCAGAGGAGAAAAGGAGTGTAAAG actgtAAACCAGCTTGCCCATGCTCTGCATCAGGATGACCTACTGGATTCTGGCTCTTTGGTCAGTGTTATGTGGCCTAATTCTAAATGTCCTCTTTTAAAGGATGACCTTGTGTTGATGGACAG CCCTGGCATTGATGTAACCACAGAGTTGGATAGCTGGATAGATAAGTTCTGCCTCGATGCTGACGTGTTTGTGTTGGTTGCAAACTCAGAGTCTACTTTAATGCAAACA GAAAAGCAGTTTTTCCATAAGGTTAATGAGCGACTATCTCGACCAAATATCTTCATCCTGAACAATAGATGGGATGCTTCTGCCTCAGAGCCAGATTATATGGAAGAG GTACGTCGCCAGCACATGGAACGTTGCACCAGTTTTTTAGTGGATGAACTGGGAGTGCTTGACAGAACCCAAGCTGGAGATCGTATATTTTTTGTGTCAGCCAAAGAAGTTTTGAATGCCAGAATACAGAGAGCTCAGGGAATGCCTGAAGGAG GTGGAGCTTTGGCTGAGGGCTTTCAAGCAAGAATGTTTGAATTCCAGAATTTTGAGAGACGATTTGAG GAGTGCATTTCACAGTCTGCTGTTAAGACCAAATTTGAGCAGCATACAAAGAGAGCCAAGCATATTGCTGAAGTTTTGCGACAAATAATGGAGTCTGTCCATGTTGCTGCTCAAGAGCAAAG ATGCTTGTGTTTGGAAAAACGTGAGGAGTTCAGGGATCGTTTGGAATTTATTGAGAAACAATTGGAGCTTCTGACAGAGGATTACAAATATAAAATCAAACTGATCACTGATGAGGTGGAAAGACAG GTTTCCAATGCAATGGCTGAAGAGATTCGGCGACTTTCTGTATTGGTAGATGAGTTTCAGTTGGATTTTCACCCTTCTCCAGTGGTCCTCAAAGCCTACAGAAAT GAACTTCATAGGCACATTGAAGAAGGTCTTGGAAGGAACTTGTCAGATCGTTGCTCCAGTGTGATTTCTGTTTCACTGCAAACCACTCAGCAGGAGATGATAG AAGGAATGATGCCTCTCCTGCCACCTACTGCAAGAACCCAAACAGATTCATTGGTTCCTCGACAATGCTTTAATCTCAGCTATGACTTGAGCTGTGATAAATTATGTGCAGATTTTCAGGAAGATGTGGAATTTCACTTTTCTCTGGGCTGGACAATGCTAGTGAACAGATTCTTAGGGCCCAAAAATGGACGACGAGCTTTGATGGCCTACAATGATCAG gTACCTCGTGTAATGCCTTTAACCCCAGTAAACCCCAGCATGCCACCAATGCCACAAGGCTCGATGACTCAAGAAGAACTTATGGTTTCCATGGTAACTGGACTGGCTTCTTTAACGTCTCGTACTTCCATGGGAATACTTGTGGTAGGAGGAGTA gTTTGGAAAGCAGTGGGGTGGAGACTCATTGCTCTCTCATTTGGCCTCTATGGACTACTTTATGTATATGAGCGCCTTACTTGGACAAATAAAGCAAAAGAAAGGGCCTTCAAACGACAGTTTGTGGACTATGCTGCAGAGAAACTGCAGCTAATTGTCAGCTACACTGGTTCCAATTGCAGCCACCAAGTTCAACA AGAGCTCTCCAGTACATTTGCTCACTTGTGCCAGCAAGTAGATGTAACAAGGGAAAATCTGGAACTAGATATTAAtgttctgaataaaaagattgaaATCCTGGACAGTCTACAGAGTAAAGCAAAACTCCTAAG GAATAAAGCCGGCTGGCTGGACAGTGAGCTTAATATGTTTACACACCAGTACCTACAACAGAGTTGA
- the mfn2.S gene encoding mitofusin-2 isoform X2: protein MPTLVIVQETEWKRSAMSLLFSRPAIKINTKKDKRFMAEVTASPLKHFVTAKKKINGIFDQLGAYTQESYNFLEETYKNAELDPVASEEQVLEVKCYLTNVAGISEVLARRHMKVAFFGRTSNGKSSVINAMLWDKVLPSGIGHTTNCFLRVEGADGNEAYLLTDGSEEKRSVKTVNQLAHALHQDDLLDSGSLVSVMWPNSKCPLLKDDLVLMDSPGIDVTTELDSWIDKFCLDADVFVLVANSESTLMQTEKQFFHKVNERLSRPNIFILNNRWDASASEPDYMEEVRRQHMERCTSFLVDELGVLDRTQAGDRIFFVSAKEVLNARIQRAQGMPEGGGALAEGFQARMFEFQNFERRFEECISQSAVKTKFEQHTKRAKHIAEVLRQIMESVHVAAQEQRCLCLEKREEFRDRLEFIEKQLELLTEDYKYKIKLITDEVERQVSNAMAEEIRRLSVLVDEFQLDFHPSPVVLKAYRNELHRHIEEGLGRNLSDRCSSVISVSLQTTQQEMIEGMMPLLPPTARTQTDSLVPRQCFNLSYDLSCDKLCADFQEDVEFHFSLGWTMLVNRFLGPKNGRRALMAYNDQVPRVMPLTPVNPSMPPMPQGSMTQEELMVSMVTGLASLTSRTSMGILVVGGVVWKAVGWRLIALSFGLYGLLYVYERLTWTNKAKERAFKRQFVDYAAEKLQLIVSYTGSNCSHQVQQELSSTFAHLCQQVDVTRENLELDINVLNKKIEILDSLQSKAKLLRNKAGWLDSELNMFTHQYLQQS from the exons ATGCCTACCTTGGTCATAGTGCAGGAGACTGAATGGAAAAGAAG CGCAATGTCCCTGTTGTTTTCCCGTCCAGCAATAAAAATCAACACAAAGAAAGACAAAAGATTCATGGCCGAAGTTACTGCTTCCCCTCTCAAGCACTTTGTTACTGCCAAGAAGAAAATCAATGGTATTTTTGACCAGCTTGGTGCCTACACCCAAGAGAGCTACAACTTTCTTGAAG AAACATACAAGAATGCAGAGTTGGATCCAGTTGCCTCAGAAGAGCAGGTGCTTGAAGTTAAGTGCTATCTGACCAATGTTGCTGGCATCAGTGAAGTTTTAGCCCGAAGGCACATGAAAGTGGCTTTTTTTGGCAG GACTAGCAATGGAAAAAGTAGTGTGATTAATGCAATGCTATGGGACAAAGTCCTTCCTTCTGGCATCGGGCACACTACCAACTGCTTTCTGCGAGTAGAAGGGGCAGATGGCAACGAAGCTTATCTACTTACTGATGGCTCAGAGGAGAAAAGGAGTGTAAAG actgtAAACCAGCTTGCCCATGCTCTGCATCAGGATGACCTACTGGATTCTGGCTCTTTGGTCAGTGTTATGTGGCCTAATTCTAAATGTCCTCTTTTAAAGGATGACCTTGTGTTGATGGACAG CCCTGGCATTGATGTAACCACAGAGTTGGATAGCTGGATAGATAAGTTCTGCCTCGATGCTGACGTGTTTGTGTTGGTTGCAAACTCAGAGTCTACTTTAATGCAAACA GAAAAGCAGTTTTTCCATAAGGTTAATGAGCGACTATCTCGACCAAATATCTTCATCCTGAACAATAGATGGGATGCTTCTGCCTCAGAGCCAGATTATATGGAAGAG GTACGTCGCCAGCACATGGAACGTTGCACCAGTTTTTTAGTGGATGAACTGGGAGTGCTTGACAGAACCCAAGCTGGAGATCGTATATTTTTTGTGTCAGCCAAAGAAGTTTTGAATGCCAGAATACAGAGAGCTCAGGGAATGCCTGAAGGAG GTGGAGCTTTGGCTGAGGGCTTTCAAGCAAGAATGTTTGAATTCCAGAATTTTGAGAGACGATTTGAG GAGTGCATTTCACAGTCTGCTGTTAAGACCAAATTTGAGCAGCATACAAAGAGAGCCAAGCATATTGCTGAAGTTTTGCGACAAATAATGGAGTCTGTCCATGTTGCTGCTCAAGAGCAAAG ATGCTTGTGTTTGGAAAAACGTGAGGAGTTCAGGGATCGTTTGGAATTTATTGAGAAACAATTGGAGCTTCTGACAGAGGATTACAAATATAAAATCAAACTGATCACTGATGAGGTGGAAAGACAG GTTTCCAATGCAATGGCTGAAGAGATTCGGCGACTTTCTGTATTGGTAGATGAGTTTCAGTTGGATTTTCACCCTTCTCCAGTGGTCCTCAAAGCCTACAGAAAT GAACTTCATAGGCACATTGAAGAAGGTCTTGGAAGGAACTTGTCAGATCGTTGCTCCAGTGTGATTTCTGTTTCACTGCAAACCACTCAGCAGGAGATGATAG AAGGAATGATGCCTCTCCTGCCACCTACTGCAAGAACCCAAACAGATTCATTGGTTCCTCGACAATGCTTTAATCTCAGCTATGACTTGAGCTGTGATAAATTATGTGCAGATTTTCAGGAAGATGTGGAATTTCACTTTTCTCTGGGCTGGACAATGCTAGTGAACAGATTCTTAGGGCCCAAAAATGGACGACGAGCTTTGATGGCCTACAATGATCAG gTACCTCGTGTAATGCCTTTAACCCCAGTAAACCCCAGCATGCCACCAATGCCACAAGGCTCGATGACTCAAGAAGAACTTATGGTTTCCATGGTAACTGGACTGGCTTCTTTAACGTCTCGTACTTCCATGGGAATACTTGTGGTAGGAGGAGTA gTTTGGAAAGCAGTGGGGTGGAGACTCATTGCTCTCTCATTTGGCCTCTATGGACTACTTTATGTATATGAGCGCCTTACTTGGACAAATAAAGCAAAAGAAAGGGCCTTCAAACGACAGTTTGTGGACTATGCTGCAGAGAAACTGCAGCTAATTGTCAGCTACACTGGTTCCAATTGCAGCCACCAAGTTCAACA AGAGCTCTCCAGTACATTTGCTCACTTGTGCCAGCAAGTAGATGTAACAAGGGAAAATCTGGAACTAGATATTAAtgttctgaataaaaagattgaaATCCTGGACAGTCTACAGAGTAAAGCAAAACTCCTAAG GAATAAAGCCGGCTGGCTGGACAGTGAGCTTAATATGTTTACACACCAGTACCTACAACAGAGTTGA
- the mfn2.S gene encoding mitofusin-2 isoform X3: protein MSLLFSRPAIKINTKKDKRFMAEVTASPLKHFVTAKKKINGIFDQLGAYTQESYNFLEETYKNAELDPVASEEQVLEVKCYLTNVAGISEVLARRHMKVAFFGRTSNGKSSVINAMLWDKVLPSGIGHTTNCFLRVEGADGNEAYLLTDGSEEKRSVKTVNQLAHALHQDDLLDSGSLVSVMWPNSKCPLLKDDLVLMDSPGIDVTTELDSWIDKFCLDADVFVLVANSESTLMQTEKQFFHKVNERLSRPNIFILNNRWDASASEPDYMEEVRRQHMERCTSFLVDELGVLDRTQAGDRIFFVSAKEVLNARIQRAQGMPEGGGALAEGFQARMFEFQNFERRFEECISQSAVKTKFEQHTKRAKHIAEVLRQIMESVHVAAQEQRCLCLEKREEFRDRLEFIEKQLELLTEDYKYKIKLITDEVERQVSNAMAEEIRRLSVLVDEFQLDFHPSPVVLKAYRNELHRHIEEGLGRNLSDRCSSVISVSLQTTQQEMIEGMMPLLPPTARTQTDSLVPRQCFNLSYDLSCDKLCADFQEDVEFHFSLGWTMLVNRFLGPKNGRRALMAYNDQVPRVMPLTPVNPSMPPMPQGSMTQEELMVSMVTGLASLTSRTSMGILVVGGVVWKAVGWRLIALSFGLYGLLYVYERLTWTNKAKERAFKRQFVDYAAEKLQLIVSYTGSNCSHQVQQELSSTFAHLCQQVDVTRENLELDINVLNKKIEILDSLQSKAKLLRNKAGWLDSELNMFTHQYLQQS from the exons ATGTCCCTGTTGTTTTCCCGTCCAGCAATAAAAATCAACACAAAGAAAGACAAAAGATTCATGGCCGAAGTTACTGCTTCCCCTCTCAAGCACTTTGTTACTGCCAAGAAGAAAATCAATGGTATTTTTGACCAGCTTGGTGCCTACACCCAAGAGAGCTACAACTTTCTTGAAG AAACATACAAGAATGCAGAGTTGGATCCAGTTGCCTCAGAAGAGCAGGTGCTTGAAGTTAAGTGCTATCTGACCAATGTTGCTGGCATCAGTGAAGTTTTAGCCCGAAGGCACATGAAAGTGGCTTTTTTTGGCAG GACTAGCAATGGAAAAAGTAGTGTGATTAATGCAATGCTATGGGACAAAGTCCTTCCTTCTGGCATCGGGCACACTACCAACTGCTTTCTGCGAGTAGAAGGGGCAGATGGCAACGAAGCTTATCTACTTACTGATGGCTCAGAGGAGAAAAGGAGTGTAAAG actgtAAACCAGCTTGCCCATGCTCTGCATCAGGATGACCTACTGGATTCTGGCTCTTTGGTCAGTGTTATGTGGCCTAATTCTAAATGTCCTCTTTTAAAGGATGACCTTGTGTTGATGGACAG CCCTGGCATTGATGTAACCACAGAGTTGGATAGCTGGATAGATAAGTTCTGCCTCGATGCTGACGTGTTTGTGTTGGTTGCAAACTCAGAGTCTACTTTAATGCAAACA GAAAAGCAGTTTTTCCATAAGGTTAATGAGCGACTATCTCGACCAAATATCTTCATCCTGAACAATAGATGGGATGCTTCTGCCTCAGAGCCAGATTATATGGAAGAG GTACGTCGCCAGCACATGGAACGTTGCACCAGTTTTTTAGTGGATGAACTGGGAGTGCTTGACAGAACCCAAGCTGGAGATCGTATATTTTTTGTGTCAGCCAAAGAAGTTTTGAATGCCAGAATACAGAGAGCTCAGGGAATGCCTGAAGGAG GTGGAGCTTTGGCTGAGGGCTTTCAAGCAAGAATGTTTGAATTCCAGAATTTTGAGAGACGATTTGAG GAGTGCATTTCACAGTCTGCTGTTAAGACCAAATTTGAGCAGCATACAAAGAGAGCCAAGCATATTGCTGAAGTTTTGCGACAAATAATGGAGTCTGTCCATGTTGCTGCTCAAGAGCAAAG ATGCTTGTGTTTGGAAAAACGTGAGGAGTTCAGGGATCGTTTGGAATTTATTGAGAAACAATTGGAGCTTCTGACAGAGGATTACAAATATAAAATCAAACTGATCACTGATGAGGTGGAAAGACAG GTTTCCAATGCAATGGCTGAAGAGATTCGGCGACTTTCTGTATTGGTAGATGAGTTTCAGTTGGATTTTCACCCTTCTCCAGTGGTCCTCAAAGCCTACAGAAAT GAACTTCATAGGCACATTGAAGAAGGTCTTGGAAGGAACTTGTCAGATCGTTGCTCCAGTGTGATTTCTGTTTCACTGCAAACCACTCAGCAGGAGATGATAG AAGGAATGATGCCTCTCCTGCCACCTACTGCAAGAACCCAAACAGATTCATTGGTTCCTCGACAATGCTTTAATCTCAGCTATGACTTGAGCTGTGATAAATTATGTGCAGATTTTCAGGAAGATGTGGAATTTCACTTTTCTCTGGGCTGGACAATGCTAGTGAACAGATTCTTAGGGCCCAAAAATGGACGACGAGCTTTGATGGCCTACAATGATCAG gTACCTCGTGTAATGCCTTTAACCCCAGTAAACCCCAGCATGCCACCAATGCCACAAGGCTCGATGACTCAAGAAGAACTTATGGTTTCCATGGTAACTGGACTGGCTTCTTTAACGTCTCGTACTTCCATGGGAATACTTGTGGTAGGAGGAGTA gTTTGGAAAGCAGTGGGGTGGAGACTCATTGCTCTCTCATTTGGCCTCTATGGACTACTTTATGTATATGAGCGCCTTACTTGGACAAATAAAGCAAAAGAAAGGGCCTTCAAACGACAGTTTGTGGACTATGCTGCAGAGAAACTGCAGCTAATTGTCAGCTACACTGGTTCCAATTGCAGCCACCAAGTTCAACA AGAGCTCTCCAGTACATTTGCTCACTTGTGCCAGCAAGTAGATGTAACAAGGGAAAATCTGGAACTAGATATTAAtgttctgaataaaaagattgaaATCCTGGACAGTCTACAGAGTAAAGCAAAACTCCTAAG GAATAAAGCCGGCTGGCTGGACAGTGAGCTTAATATGTTTACACACCAGTACCTACAACAGAGTTGA